The Corallococcus silvisoli genome contains the following window.
GCGGCGGCGCACCTCGGGCACCACCTCGTCCAGCACGCGGCGCAGGTTGGCGCCCGCCTTGAGGGCCCGCTCCGACGCGGCCTGGATGACGGGGCCGTCCGCGATGGGGTCGCTGAACGCCACGCCAATCTCCAGCACGTCCGCGCCGCCCTCCACCATCGCCGCGAACACGTCCACGGACCGGGGCAGGTCCGGGTCTCCCGCCATGGCGTAGGCCACCAGCGCGCCCTCGCCCCGGGCCTTCGCGCGGGCGAACGCCTTGCCCAGTTCTCCGCTCATGACTTCACCCCCGTCGCCGGAGGCACACCCCGCGCGGAGATGGTCGCCACGTCCTTGTCGCCTCGGCCCGAGCAGTTGATGATCAAGTGTTGACCCTTGCCCATGTCACGGGCCAGGGAGCGCGCCGCCGCGAACGCATGCGATGTCTCCAGCGCGGGGAGGATGCCCTCCGTGCGCGCGACTTCGTAGAAGGCGGCCAGGGCCTCGTCGTCCGTCGCGGTGCGCACCTCCATGCGCCCCGTCTTCGCCAGGTGCGCCAGCTCCGGCCCCACGCCCGGGTAGTCCAGGCCCGCGGAGATGCTGTGCGCCTCTTGAATCTGGCCGTGCTCGTCCTGGAGGACCAGGGAGCGCGAGCCGTGCAGCACGCCCTCCGTGCCCAGGGTCAGCGACGCGCCGTGCTGGCCGGACTGGAGGCCGTGGCCCGCCGCTTCCACGCCCACCAGCCGCACCGCGGTGTCCGGGATGAAGGGGTGGAGCGCGCCGATGGCGTTGGAGCCGCCGCCCACGCACGCGATGATGGCGTCCGGCAGCCGGCCCAGCGCGGCGAGCGTCTGGGCGCGAATCTCCCGGCCGATGACGGATTGGAAGTCGCGCACGATGGTGGGGTAGGGGTGGGGACCCGCCGCGCTGCCGATGACGTAGTAGGTGTCCTGCACCTGCGACACCCAGACGCGCATGGCCTCGTTCATCGCGTCCTTGAGCGTGCGTGAGCCGGACTCCACCGGCCGCACCACCGCCCCCAGCGCGCGCATGCGGAAGACGTTGAGCGCCTGCCGCTCCACGTCCAGCGCGCCCATGAACACCTCGCACGGCAGGCCGAAGAGCGCGCACGCGGTGGCGGTGGCCACGCCGTGCTGGCCCGCGCCTGTCTCCGCGATGATGCGCTTCTTGCCCATGCGCCGGGCGAGCAGCACCTGGCCCACGGTGTTGTTGATCTTGTGCGCGCCCGTATGGGCCAGGTCCTCGCGCTTGAGCCACACCTGGGCGCCGCCCCAGGATTCGGTGAGGCGGTGCGCGGGCGTCAGCGTCGTGGGCCGCCCCACGAACTCGCGCAGCACGCGGGTGACTTCGTCTCCGAAGCCGGTGTCCTGCTGCGCCTTCGCGTAGGCCTCTTCCAGCTCCAGCAGCGCCGGGACCAGGGTCTCCGGCACATAGCGTCCGCCGTAGCGGCCGAAGCGGCCCACGGCAGTGTCCGTCGTCATGGCACTAACTCCAGAGGTTGAGGGACCGGACGGTGCGCACGAAGGCGCGCACCGCATCCAGGTCCTTGATGCCAGGGGCGGACTCCACGCCGCTGGCGACATCCACGCCGTAGGGCCGGGTGGCCATCACGGCCTCGGCCACGTTCGAGGGCTTGAGGCCGCCGGCGACCAGCACGGGTGCGCCGCAGTCTCCCAGCTGCTTCACCAGCGACCAGTCGAAGGTGACGCCGCCACCGCCGTAGCCTGGGGCCGCGCCGTCCAGGAGCAGCCCCGCGACGTCGCCCACGCCGACGTAGGCGCGGGCCCGGGCCACGTCCTCGGGCCCGCGTACGCGCAGCGCCTTGATGACGGGCACGCCGTAGCCAGAGCAGGCCTCGGGCGGCTCGTCGCCGTGGAGCTGCACGGCGGTGAGGCCGCACTCGCGCACACGAAGGCGGATGTCGTCCGGCTTCGCGTTGACGAACACGCCGACCACCGCGCCCAGCGGAGGCCGCGTGCGCGACAGCGCCGCCGCCGTGGACAGGTCCACGAAGCGGGGCGAGCCCGGATGGAAGTTGAGCCCCATCGCGTCCGCGCCCGCGGCCCAGACGCCCCGAGCATCCTCGAGGCGCGTCACGCCGCAGACCTTGACGGTGACGTTCACGCGCCGCCGCCTTCCAGGCCGAGCAGCCGGCGCAGGGCACGGCCTGGATCCGCGTCGCGCAGGAGCGATTCGCCCACGAGGACGGCGTCGGCGCCCGCGTCGCGTGCGGCGGTGAGGTCCATCAGGTGCTTGAGGCCGCTCTCCGCCACCAGCGCGGTGGAGCGGGAGCGCAGCGCGGGCATCACCCGGAGCGCAGTGCCGGTGTCCGTCTTCAGCGTGGCGAGGTTGCGGTTGTTGAGGCCGATGATGGAGGCGCCCGCGGCGAGCGCGCGCTCGGCGTGCGCCTCCGTGTGGGCTTCCACGAGAGCGGCCACTCGCACCTGCTTCGCCGCGGCGACCATTTCGCGCAGGAGGGAGTCCTCGAGCGCGTCCGCGATGAGCAGCACCGCGTCCGCGCCCCAGGCCGCGCTCTCCTCTACTTCGCTGGCGGCGACAAGGAAGTCCTTGCGCAGGACGGGGATGCCGACGGCGGTCCGGACCGCGACGAGGTCCTCCAGGCTGCCGCCGAAGTCCGGCCCATCGGTGAGCACGCTGATGGCGCAGGCGCCCGCGGCTTCATAGGCCCGGGCCACCGCGACCACGTCCGCGTGAGGGAAGGCGCCGCCCGATGGGCTCTTGCGCTTCACCTCCGCGATGACGTTGACAGGGGTCCCGGGGACGCGGCGCACCAGTGCCTGCGCGAAGTCCCGCGTGGGGGGATGCGAGCCGTGCGCGGGGGCAGGGCGGGTTCCCAGCTCCCGGCGCTTGCGCGCCATGATGACGTCCAGCGTGCCGGGGGCTTCCGCCGTGGCGGTGTTTGAGGAGGCCGTCATGACAGGCTTCCTCGCTTCATAGGGGCATGCGTCTTCACTCGGTGCTCGATGCCGAAGGTGGCCATCCGCTTCATGGTGGGTGCGGCGGTCGTCAAGGCTGTGCCCTCCGCACCACGACGCGTCTTCGTCTTCGCTGGGCCCCAGGTGATGGCGGCCGCTGCTCGCTTCGCGATGGAGTCGGCGGTCGTCATGGCAGTGCCCTCCGCACCATGACGCGTCTTCGTCTTCGCTGGGCCCCAGGTGATGGCGGCCGCTGCTCGCTTCGCGATGGAGTCGGCGGTCGTCATGGCAGTGCCCTCCGCACCATGACGCGTCTTCGTCTTCGCTGGGCCCCAGGTGATGGCGGCCGCTGCTCGCTTCGCGATGGAGTCGGCGGTCGTCATGGCAGTGCCCTCCGCACCATGACGCGTCTTCGTCTTCGCTGGGCCCCAGGTGATGGCGGCCGCTGCTCGCTTCGCGATGGAGTCGGCGGTCGTCATGGCAGTGCCCTCCGCACCACGACGCGTCTTCGTCTTCGCTGGGCCCCAGGTGATGGCGGCTGCTGCTCGCTTCGCGATGGAGTCGGCGGTCGTCATGGCAGTGCCCTCCGCACCATGACGCGTCTTCGTCTTCGCTTGGCTCCAAGTGCTGGAGGCCACCTCCCGCTTCACGATGCAAGCGGCGGTCGCCAGGGCAGTGTCCTTCGCACCATGACGCGGATCCATCGCCACCTGATGCCAGGTGCCGGAGGCTCCCGCCTGCTTCGCGCTCGAAACGGCGGTTGTCATGGCCGCCGCCCGCGTGTCAGAGGCGCGCGCTGACAGGTTGCCTCGGGGACTGAGGGCTACCGCTGCGTGGGGATCAAGAGCGCGCGCCGTCATGCCGCGGCCTTCTGGATGAGCGCGGTCAGCTTTTGCTCGGCGGCCCCGGAGTCGATGGCGTGTTCCGCGCGCTTCACGCCGTCCTTCAGCGTGTCCACCAACCCCACGATGAGCAGCGCCGCCGCCGCGTTGAGCAGCACCGCCGTGCGCACGCCGTCGCGCTCGCCCGCGAGCAGCGCGCGCAGCCTCCGGGCGTTCTCCTCCGCGTCGCCTCCCGCGATGGACTCGCGCGCCACCGTGGACAGGCCCGCATCCTCCGGCGTCACCGTGAAGCGGCGCACCGTGCCGTCCGCGCACAGCTCCGCGACCTCCGTGGGCGCGCACGGTGAAATCTCATCCAGTCCGTCGTGCCCGTGCACCACCCATGCACGACGGCTGCCCAGGCGCCCCAGCACGCGCGCGGTCTGCTCCACGCGCTGTTGGTCGAAGGTCCCCAGCAACTGGTAGCGCGCCCCCGCCGGGTTCGTCAGCGGCCCCAGAAGGTTGAACACGCTGTGGAAGCCCAGGTCCCTGCGCGCCTGCGCCACGTGCCTCAGCGCGCTGTGGTGCGACGGCGCGAAGAGGAAGCCCACCCCGTGCTCGTCGATGTCGCGCGCCACCTGCGCGTGCGCCCGCTCCATGGAGACACCCAGCACCGCGAGCACATCCGCGCTGCCACAACGACTGGAGACCGCGCGGTTGCCGTGCTTGGCCACCGTCACCCCCGCCCCGGCGGCCACGAAGGCCACCGCGGTGGAGATGTTGAAGGTGTGCGCCCCGTCACCCCCCGTACCGCAGGTGTCGAGCACCACCTCCGCCTGGGGAGAAATCTTCGCCGCGCAGGCCCGCATGGCCTCCGCCGCGCCGAGGATCTCGTCCTCGGTCTCCCCCTTCATGCGCAGCGCCGCCGCCAGCGCGCCTACCTGCGCGGCGGATGCCTCGCCCGCGAGCATCTGGCCCATCACGGAGGCCATCTCCTCGCGGGAGAGGTCGCGCCGGCCCACCACCCTGCCCAGCGCTTCCTTGAGGGTCATGGTCTATCCCAGCCGGACCACTTCGCGTCCCATCGCCTGCGCGATGGCACGCACCTCGCCCATGGCCTTCTCGAACTCGGAGAAGTCCAGCGACTGGAAGCCGTCCGACTTCGCGCGCGGCGGATCCGGGTGCACCTCGACGATGATGCCGTCGGCGCCCGCGGCGATCGCCGCCCGCATCATCGCCGGCACCGCCTTGCGCACGCCGATGCCGTGCGAGGGGTCCACGAAGACGGGCAGGTGCGTCAGCGCCTTGAGCATGGGCACCGCGTTCAGGTCCAGCGTGTTGCGGGTCATGTTCTCGAACGTGCGGATGCCACGCTCGCAGAGGATGACCTGCGTGTTGCCCCGCGCGACGATGTACTCGGCCGCCATCAGGAGCTCCTTGATGGTGGCGCTGATGCCGCGCTTGAGCAGGACGGGCTTGCGCGTCTCGCCCACCGCCTCCAGCAGGCTGAAGTTCTGCATGTTGCGCGCGCCAATCTGCAGGATGTCGGTGTGCTCCGCGACGGAGGCCAGCGTCGCCGTGTCCTTCACCTCCGTGGTGACGAGCAGGCCCGTCTCCTGGCGTGCCTCCGCCAACAGCTGGAGGCCGTCGCCCTTGAGGCCCTGGAACTCATAGGGGCTGGTGCGCGGCTTGAACGCGCCGCCGCGCAACATGGTCGCGCCGGCCTTCTTCACCGCCTGGGCGGTGGAGATGATCTGCTCGCGCGACTCCACTGAACAGGGGCCCGCGATGACGTGGATGGCGGCGCCACCAATGGTGAGGTCGCCCACGCGCACCAGGCTGTCCTCGGGCTTCACCTCACGGCTGACCAGCTTGAACGGCTGGGAGATGGAGACCGCGTCCGCGACGCCGGGCAGCACGCGGAAGGGTTCGGGCTCCACCGCGCCCGGGTTGCCGGTGATGCCGATGGCGGTGCGGGAGCCTCCAGGGATCGCGTGAGGATGCCAGCCACGGCGGCGGATCTCGTCGTTCACACGCTCGATGTCCTGGGCCGTCGCGTCGGGTCGCATCACGATCAACATGGGGGACTCCTGCTCTTTCTCTCTCCAAAAGTCACACGGGCGGATGCCCGTGTGGGTCGTGCCGGGGGCGTCGGGCCCCTGCTCAACGTTTGCCGCAACTGTCGGATGCCCGCAACCGCTCCCGAGTCTCGCTTGCACGTCCTGGCGTTATCAAGCCAGGGTCCGAACGCTTGCTGGACTGGAGGCGGACCATGGCGAAGCGGCCCGGGGTCATCGTCGTGGGGGGAGGGCTCGCGGGTCTGGCGTGCGCGAACGCCCTCCTCGAGGCGCGCGTGGATGCGCACGTGCTCGAAGCAGCGGAGGCGCCGGGCGGCCGGGTGCGCACCGACTCTTACGAGGGCTTCCTGTTGGACCGGGGCTTCCAGGTGTACCTCACGGCCTACCCGGAGGGGCAGCGGGTGTTGGACCTCCAGGCCCTGTCACTCCACCGTTTCATCCCGGGCGCCAAGGTGTGGCGGGGTGGGCGGCTGCACACGGTGGCGGACCCATTGCGGCATCCGGTGGCGGCGGTGTCGCATCTGTTCGACGCGGTGGGGGGACTGGCGGACAAGCTGCGGGTGCTGGAGCTGCGTCAGCACGCCACGTCGGGTGAGCTGGAGGACGTGTGGCAGCGGCCCCAGCAGGACTCGCTGCGCTTCCTGCGCGACCTGGGCTTCTCCGACGAGATGCTGGACGCGTTCTTGCGGCCCTTCTTCGGCGGCATCTTCCTGGAGCGACAGCTGACGACGTCCAGCCGGATGCTGGAGTTCGTGTTCCGGATGTTCTCCCAGGGGCACGCGGCGGTGCCGGAGCGGGGCATGGAGGCCATCCCGGCGCAGCTGGCGGCGAAGCTGCCGTCGGGGGCGCTGCGGATGCGCGTGCGGGTGGCGGAGGTGTGGGGCCACCGGGTGCGGCTGTCGGACGGGGAGATGCTGCACTCGGATGCCGTCGTCGTGGCGACGGATCCCGGCACGGCCGCGTCGCTGCTCGTGGGCATGCCGTCCCCCGTGATGAACCCGGCGACGTGTCTGTACTTCGCTGCGCCGGAGCCGCCAGTGGAGGGGCCCTGGCTCACGCTCAACGGCGACGGGCAGGGCCCGGTGAACAGCGTGGCGGTGATGAGCGAGGTGTCCCCCGCCTACGCACCCCAGGGGCAGTCCCTGGTGTCCGTGTCGGTGGTGGATGACGACGGCGACGCCGAGTCCTTGGAGGCGCGCGTGCGCGCGCAGCTCGCGGAGTGGTTCGGCGCGGCGGTGCCCGCATGGCGGCACCTGCGCACGTATGCCATCGCGCAGGCCCTGCCCGCGCAGCCGCCCGCGGTGCTGGGGGAGCCGCACCGGCCCGTGCGCCTGTCCGCGGGGCTCTACGTGTGCGGCGACCATCGCGAGAACGCCTCCATCAATGGAGCGCTCATGTCGGGGCGCCGCGCGGCGGAGGCGGTGTTGCAGGACCTGGGACGGTAGCCCTCCGAGGGCGGGAGACCCTCACCCAAGGACAGCTCTCACCGGGTCGCGCGAGGCGGCATGTTGCCTGCGAGGCCACACGCTCCCCGGAGGATTGCGACCCATGTGGAAGCGCGCGGAGCGACCGGCCAGCCAGACATTGGACGGCTGGACGCACTGCCCGCAGCGGACCTAGGGTCGGACGCACACTCTCCTCGTCCAAGGATTCCGTTCATGTTCCGCCGCCTTGCCCTCTTGGGGTTGCTCGGTCTCGTGGCCTGTACCGGCGACAGCAATGATGATGACGACACCACCTCGACGAAGGGGACCGTCACCGGCACCCTCCAGCCGTTCCAGGCCGGGTCCGCCGCCGCGTTGAGCGCGCCCTCGTCGCTGGATGCCTTCTTCTCCCTGCCGGGGGCGAAGAGCCTGTCTCGGAAGGTCGCCGACGCGCTCGCCGCTCGCGGCGTGTGGCGCACGGGCATCCCGTCCAAGCCCCTGACGCAGCAGTCGTCGCTGATGCCCGGGGAGATCATCGTCCGCTTCGACACGCCCGACCTGTCCGCGGAGGAGGCCGTCGCGCGGGCGCGCGTCGCCGGCTACCACGTCGTGCACCAGGCCTTCCTGAGCGACACCCAGCACCTGCTGCGCTTCGAGGTCAGCCAGCCCCAGGCGATGGCCAGCGGCACGCCCAACGTGCGCGCGCTCACCGAGGCGGAGCACGTGCGCGTGCTCCAGCAGGTCCAGGCCGTGGAGGGCGTGCGGTACGCGGAGAGCAACCTGCGCGTGCGGCCGCTCGCGGTGCCCAATGATCCGCTCTACTCGCGGCAGTGGCACTACGCGAACATGAACCTGCCGGCGGCCTGGGACCTGGGCACGGGCAGCCCGTCCATCGTCGTGGCGGTGGTGGACACCGGCATCACGAAGCACCCGGACCTGAACTCGCGCATCCTCCCGGGCATCGACCTCATCTCCAACCCCGCCTCCGCGGGCGACGGCGACGGCGTGGACTCCGACCCGACGGACCAGGGCAAGGACCTGCCCAACGGCGGCTCGTCGTACCACGGCACGCACGTGGCCGGGACCATTGGCGCGCTGTCCAACAATGGCGTGGGCGTGGCGGGCGTCACCTGGAGCGGCCAGAACATCCTGCCGGTGCGCGTGCTGGGAACCCAGGGCGGCACGCTGGCGGACATCATCGCGGGCGTCACCTGGGCGAGCGGCGGCAACGTCACCGGCGTGCGGCTGAACACCACGCCCGCGCGGGTCATCAACATGAGCCTGGGCGGCAACGGCAGCCCGTCGCAGGCGTTCCAGGAGGCCATCGACCAGGCCGTGGCGCGCAAGGCCATCCTCGTGGTGGCCGCGGGCAACGAGAACGAGAACACCTCCAACAGCTTCCCGTGCAACCAGCAGAACGTCATCTGCGTGGGCGCGGTGCGCTTCAACGGCAAGCGCGCCAGCTACTCCAACTTCGGCGCGCAGGTGGACGTCATGGCCACCGGCGGCCAGACGAGCGAGGACCGCAACGGAGACGGCTTCCCGGACGGCGTGCTGTCCACCCTGCCCAACAGCAGCAACCAGCCTTCGTATGACTGGTACCAGGGCACCAGCATGGCCACCCCGCACGTCGCGGGCATCGTCGCGCTGATGCTGGCGCAGAACGCCGCGCTCTCGTCGGCGGACGTGGAGAACATCCTGAAGGACACCGCGGACGCGACGAGCAAGTGCTCCGAGGGCTGCGGCGCGGGCCTGGTGGACGCGTACGCCGCGGTGCTGCGCGCCAAGGGCGGCGGGGATCCGACGCGGCCCCCGAAGCTCGCCATCAGCACCACGCAGCTGGCCTTCACCGGGGCGGCCTCCCAGGCGCTGACGGTGCGCAACAACGGCGGTGGCACGCTGCAGGTGAGCGTCGCCGTCTCCGGCGCCAACGCCTCCGCGGTGTCCGTGTCCAACAGCACGCTGTCCATCCCCGCGTACAAGTCCGCGACGCTGAACGTGAGCGTCAATCCGGGCTCGCTGGCGGTGGGCACCTACCTGGCGCAGGTGGACCTCACCGGCGCTTCGGGCGCGGGCTCCGCGCAGGTGCTGGTGAAGTTCCGCGTGGGCGCCACCGAGACGAAGGACGCGGTCCTCGCGTTCGCCTACCTGGATGCCGCGGGCGAGGTGCAGATCGACGACGACGGCATCGGCACGGTGTCCGCGGCCGGCGGGTACAACTACAGCACGAAGATCACCGCGCGCGACTACCTGGTGCTGGCGTGCATCGACGACACCGGCGAAGGCGACTACTTCGACGACGGCGACCGCGTGGGCTTCTGGCGCGACACCACCCAGGTGGAGACCGTGACCGTCACCAAGGGCCAGACGACCAGCGGCATCAGCTTCACGCTGGTCCCCTACCAGGCGGACCAGGACGAGCATCCCAACACGACCATCGGGCAGCCCTGCACCAGCAGCAGCCAGTGCGGCACCAATGGCCTGTGCGCGACGGGGAGCTACTTCCCGGGGGGCTACTGCACCCAGAGCTGCCTGTCCGCGAGCTGCCCGTCGGGTTCGGCCTGCTACAGCAGCACCGACGGTACCAGCGCCTATTGCTTCGCGTCCTGCACGCCGCCGTCCTCTGGCAGCGCCCAGGGCACGTGCCGCGCGGGCTACGTGTGCAGCGACGACGGCGCGGGCAAGGGCGTGTGCCTGACGCCGTGAGGTGAAGTCCCGTCCGCCGGCGGCGCGCGTGTGAACGTGCCCGCCGGCGGCCTCCGCGCCGGGGTACGCTGCCGCGCGCGATGAGCGTCTCTTCCGTTGCACCGCCGGCTCCGGAGGGCGCGGCCCAGACCGCGTGGCGGGCCGTGGCCATCGGTGGCGTGCTGGCCTGGACGGCGCTGGTGCACGCGCATCCGCCCCGCTTCTTCACCGTCGCTTCCGCGTTCTGCGCCCTCTGGCTCGCGGTGACGTGGCGGGCGATGGGGCCCTGGCGCAGGCCGCCTCCCACGCTGTCGCTTTTGGATGCGGCGTGGGGCGGGGCGCAGGGCGTGGTGCTGTACGTGGGCGCGCGGGTCTTCCTGTGGGCCTTCTGCGGCGGCTTCACCGACGCGCTCTGCGAGCCCCTGCACGCGGTCTATTCGACGTTCGGAACGGGGTCTCCGGGCATGGCCCTGGCCCTGGTGCTGCTGCTCGTCCCCGCGGAGGAGTTGTTCTGGCGGGGCTGGGTGCAGGGCGCGCTGCGTCCCCGCCTGGGCCGGTGGGGGGCGGTCGCCGGGTCGGCGGTGGCGTCCAGCCTGGTGCTGCTGGGCTTCGGGGAGCCGCTGCTGGCGCTGGCCGCGCTGCCCACGTCGCTCGCCTGGGGAGCGCTGGCCGAGTGGCGCCGGACGCCGCTGGCGTCATGGTTGAGCCATGCACTGTGGGACGTGCTCATCGTCGTGGTGTGGCCCGCGACGTGA
Protein-coding sequences here:
- a CDS encoding indole-3-glycerol phosphate synthase TrpC; translation: MTASSNTATAEAPGTLDVIMARKRRELGTRPAPAHGSHPPTRDFAQALVRRVPGTPVNVIAEVKRKSPSGGAFPHADVVAVARAYEAAGACAISVLTDGPDFGGSLEDLVAVRTAVGIPVLRKDFLVAASEVEESAAWGADAVLLIADALEDSLLREMVAAAKQVRVAALVEAHTEAHAERALAAGASIIGLNNRNLATLKTDTGTALRVMPALRSRSTALVAESGLKHLMDLTAARDAGADAVLVGESLLRDADPGRALRRLLGLEGGGA
- the aroF gene encoding 3-deoxy-7-phosphoheptulonate synthase, whose amino-acid sequence is MLIVMRPDATAQDIERVNDEIRRRGWHPHAIPGGSRTAIGITGNPGAVEPEPFRVLPGVADAVSISQPFKLVSREVKPEDSLVRVGDLTIGGAAIHVIAGPCSVESREQIISTAQAVKKAGATMLRGGAFKPRTSPYEFQGLKGDGLQLLAEARQETGLLVTTEVKDTATLASVAEHTDILQIGARNMQNFSLLEAVGETRKPVLLKRGISATIKELLMAAEYIVARGNTQVILCERGIRTFENMTRNTLDLNAVPMLKALTHLPVFVDPSHGIGVRKAVPAMMRAAIAAGADGIIVEVHPDPPRAKSDGFQSLDFSEFEKAMGEVRAIAQAMGREVVRLG
- a CDS encoding CPBP family intramembrane glutamic endopeptidase, with the translated sequence MSVSSVAPPAPEGAAQTAWRAVAIGGVLAWTALVHAHPPRFFTVASAFCALWLAVTWRAMGPWRRPPPTLSLLDAAWGGAQGVVLYVGARVFLWAFCGGFTDALCEPLHAVYSTFGTGSPGMALALVLLLVPAEELFWRGWVQGALRPRLGRWGAVAGSAVASSLVLLGFGEPLLALAALPTSLAWGALAEWRRTPLASWLSHALWDVLIVVVWPAT
- a CDS encoding NAD(P)/FAD-dependent oxidoreductase, whose protein sequence is MAKRPGVIVVGGGLAGLACANALLEARVDAHVLEAAEAPGGRVRTDSYEGFLLDRGFQVYLTAYPEGQRVLDLQALSLHRFIPGAKVWRGGRLHTVADPLRHPVAAVSHLFDAVGGLADKLRVLELRQHATSGELEDVWQRPQQDSLRFLRDLGFSDEMLDAFLRPFFGGIFLERQLTTSSRMLEFVFRMFSQGHAAVPERGMEAIPAQLAAKLPSGALRMRVRVAEVWGHRVRLSDGEMLHSDAVVVATDPGTAASLLVGMPSPVMNPATCLYFAAPEPPVEGPWLTLNGDGQGPVNSVAVMSEVSPAYAPQGQSLVSVSVVDDDGDAESLEARVRAQLAEWFGAAVPAWRHLRTYAIAQALPAQPPAVLGEPHRPVRLSAGLYVCGDHRENASINGALMSGRRAAEAVLQDLGR
- the trpB gene encoding tryptophan synthase subunit beta, producing MTTDTAVGRFGRYGGRYVPETLVPALLELEEAYAKAQQDTGFGDEVTRVLREFVGRPTTLTPAHRLTESWGGAQVWLKREDLAHTGAHKINNTVGQVLLARRMGKKRIIAETGAGQHGVATATACALFGLPCEVFMGALDVERQALNVFRMRALGAVVRPVESGSRTLKDAMNEAMRVWVSQVQDTYYVIGSAAGPHPYPTIVRDFQSVIGREIRAQTLAALGRLPDAIIACVGGGSNAIGALHPFIPDTAVRLVGVEAAGHGLQSGQHGASLTLGTEGVLHGSRSLVLQDEHGQIQEAHSISAGLDYPGVGPELAHLAKTGRMEVRTATDDEALAAFYEVARTEGILPALETSHAFAAARSLARDMGKGQHLIINCSGRGDKDVATISARGVPPATGVKS
- a CDS encoding S8 family serine peptidase; translation: MFRRLALLGLLGLVACTGDSNDDDDTTSTKGTVTGTLQPFQAGSAAALSAPSSLDAFFSLPGAKSLSRKVADALAARGVWRTGIPSKPLTQQSSLMPGEIIVRFDTPDLSAEEAVARARVAGYHVVHQAFLSDTQHLLRFEVSQPQAMASGTPNVRALTEAEHVRVLQQVQAVEGVRYAESNLRVRPLAVPNDPLYSRQWHYANMNLPAAWDLGTGSPSIVVAVVDTGITKHPDLNSRILPGIDLISNPASAGDGDGVDSDPTDQGKDLPNGGSSYHGTHVAGTIGALSNNGVGVAGVTWSGQNILPVRVLGTQGGTLADIIAGVTWASGGNVTGVRLNTTPARVINMSLGGNGSPSQAFQEAIDQAVARKAILVVAAGNENENTSNSFPCNQQNVICVGAVRFNGKRASYSNFGAQVDVMATGGQTSEDRNGDGFPDGVLSTLPNSSNQPSYDWYQGTSMATPHVAGIVALMLAQNAALSSADVENILKDTADATSKCSEGCGAGLVDAYAAVLRAKGGGDPTRPPKLAISTTQLAFTGAASQALTVRNNGGGTLQVSVAVSGANASAVSVSNSTLSIPAYKSATLNVSVNPGSLAVGTYLAQVDLTGASGAGSAQVLVKFRVGATETKDAVLAFAYLDAAGEVQIDDDGIGTVSAAGGYNYSTKITARDYLVLACIDDTGEGDYFDDGDRVGFWRDTTQVETVTVTKGQTTSGISFTLVPYQADQDEHPNTTIGQPCTSSSQCGTNGLCATGSYFPGGYCTQSCLSASCPSGSACYSSTDGTSAYCFASCTPPSSGSAQGTCRAGYVCSDDGAGKGVCLTP
- the trpD gene encoding anthranilate phosphoribosyltransferase, whose protein sequence is MTLKEALGRVVGRRDLSREEMASVMGQMLAGEASAAQVGALAAALRMKGETEDEILGAAEAMRACAAKISPQAEVVLDTCGTGGDGAHTFNISTAVAFVAAGAGVTVAKHGNRAVSSRCGSADVLAVLGVSMERAHAQVARDIDEHGVGFLFAPSHHSALRHVAQARRDLGFHSVFNLLGPLTNPAGARYQLLGTFDQQRVEQTARVLGRLGSRRAWVVHGHDGLDEISPCAPTEVAELCADGTVRRFTVTPEDAGLSTVARESIAGGDAEENARRLRALLAGERDGVRTAVLLNAAAALLIVGLVDTLKDGVKRAEHAIDSGAAEQKLTALIQKAAA
- a CDS encoding phosphoribosylanthranilate isomerase, coding for MNVTVKVCGVTRLEDARGVWAAGADAMGLNFHPGSPRFVDLSTAAALSRTRPPLGAVVGVFVNAKPDDIRLRVRECGLTAVQLHGDEPPEACSGYGVPVIKALRVRGPEDVARARAYVGVGDVAGLLLDGAAPGYGGGGVTFDWSLVKQLGDCGAPVLVAGGLKPSNVAEAVMATRPYGVDVASGVESAPGIKDLDAVRAFVRTVRSLNLWS